TAAAAACGCCTGAAAGACGACACATAACCCAACCCTTTTTTAAAGAAGCTAAACAGACTGCTAAATCAACCGTTGTAAAAGCAGATGTCATTAAATGGAAATTTGTCGATAATTGTTGGAAAAGGTCTGAACGCGAATATCAGATGGTTGCTATCGATTATTTGAATTCGTTAAAAGAGTATTTGTCTATAGAGGATTTAAATAAATTGTTGACGTTAATAACCACTAAATCATGGTGGGATTCAGTAGATTCGTTAGCCAAAATTGTCGGATCGATTTTTATAAACAAAGAAGCTAATCATGACATCATGCTTGATTGGAGTACAAATGATAATTTATGGATAAGAAGAACAGCTATTTTACATCAATTAGGTTATAAAGAAAGGACACAAACAGATGTTTTAGCGGTTATTCTAACGAACAACTTTGGAAGCAATGAGTTTTTCATTAATAAAGCGATTGGATGGGCTCTAAGAGATTACGCCAAGTCCAACCCCACTTGGGTAATGTCTTTTCTTGAAAGCAATCAAAAACAAATGAGTACTTTAAGTTGGCGCGAGGCGACCAAACATCTCAATTAAGGAGGGAACCCATGACAGAACACTTAAAAGTCGT
This window of the Fundicoccus culcitae genome carries:
- a CDS encoding DNA alkylation repair protein; amino-acid sequence: MLNEIFDILPRAANQDNKMAMEKYMRNQFEFLGIKTPERRHITQPFFKEAKQTAKSTVVKADVIKWKFVDNCWKRSEREYQMVAIDYLNSLKEYLSIEDLNKLLTLITTKSWWDSVDSLAKIVGSIFINKEANHDIMLDWSTNDNLWIRRTAILHQLGYKERTQTDVLAVILTNNFGSNEFFINKAIGWALRDYAKSNPTWVMSFLESNQKQMSTLSWREATKHLN